The Bos javanicus breed banteng chromosome 18, ARS-OSU_banteng_1.0, whole genome shotgun sequence genome has a segment encoding these proteins:
- the ATP1A3 gene encoding sodium/potassium-transporting ATPase subunit alpha-3 isoform X2: MGDKKDDKGSPKKSKGTKDRRDLDDLKKEVAMTEHKMSVEEVCRKYNTDCVQGLTHSKAQEILARDGPNALTPPPTTPEWVKFCRQLFGGFSILLWIGAILCFLAYGIQAGTEDDPSGDNLYLGIVLAAVVIITGCFSYYQEAKSSKIMESFKNMVPQQALVIREGEKMQVNAEEVVVGDLVEIKGGDRVPADLRIISAHGCKVDNSSLTGESEPQTRSPDCTHDNPLETRNITFFSTNCVEGTARGVVVATGDRTVMGRIATLASGLEVGKTPIAIEIEHFIQLITGVAVFLGVSFFILSLILGYTWLEAVIFLIGIIVANVPEGLLATVTVCLTLTAKRMARKNCLVKNLEAVETLGSTSTICSDKTGTLTQNRMTVAHMWFDNQIHEADTTEDQSGTSFDKSSHTWVALSHIAGLCNRAVFKGGQDNVPVLKRDVAGDASESALLKCIELSSGSVKLMRERNKKVAEIPFNSTNKYQLSIHETEDPNDNRYLLVMKGAPERILDRCSTILLHGKEQPLDEEMKEAFQNAYLELGGLGERVLGFCHYYLPEEQFPKGFAFDCDDVNFTTDNLCFVGLMSMIDPPRAAVPDAVGKCRSAGIKVIMVTGDHPITAKAIAKGVGIISEGNETVEDIAARLNIPVSQVNPRDAKACVIHGTDLKDFTSEQIDEILQNHTEIVFARTSPQQKLIIVEGCQRQGAIVAVTGDGVNDSPALKKADIGVAMGIAGSDVSKQAADMILLDDNFASIVTGVEEGRLIFDNLKKSIAYTLTSNIPEITPFLLFIMANIPLPLGTITILCIDLGTDMVPAISLAYEAAESDIMKRQPRNPRTDKLVNERLISMAYGQIGMIQALGGFFSYFVILAENGFLPGNLVGIRLNWDDRTVNDLEDSYGQQWTYEQRKVVEFTCHTAFFVSIVVVQWADLIICKTRRNSVFQQGMKNKILIFGLFEETALAAFLSYCPGMDVALRMYPLKPSWWFCAFPYSFLIFVYDEIRKLILRRNPGGWVEKETYY; the protein is encoded by the exons ATGGGG GACAAGAAAGATGACAAGGGCTCGCCCAAGAAGAGCAAGGGCACCAAAGACCGCCGGGACCTGGATGACCTCAAGAAGGAGGTGGCTATG ACAGAGCACAAGATGTCCGTGGAAGAGGTCTGCCGGAAATATAACACCGACTGTGTACAG GGTCTGACCCACAGCAAAGCCCAGGAGATCCTGGCCCGAGATGGGCCCAACGCGCTCACACCGCCGCCGACCACCCCGGAGTGGGTCAAGTTCTGCCGCCAGCTCTTCGGGGGCTTCTCGATCCTGCTGTGGATCGGGGCCATCCTCTGCTTCCTGGCCTACGGCATCCAGGCGGGCACAGAGGACGACCCTTCTGGCGACAAC CTGTACCTGGGCATCGTGCTGGCGGCTGTGGTCATCATTACTGGCTGCTTCTCCTACTACCAGGAAGCCAAGAGCTCCAAGATCATGGAATCCTTCAAGAACATGGTTCCCCAG CAAGCCCTGGTCATCCGGGAAGGTGAGAAGATGCAGGTGAACGCTGAGGAGGTGGTGGTCGGGGACCTGGTGGAGATCAAGGGTGGAGACCGAGTTCCAGCCGACCTGCGCATCATCTCAGCCCACGGCTGCAAG GTGGACAACTCTTCCTTGACCGGCGAATCAGAGCCCCAGACCCGCTCCCCCGACTGCACGCACGACAACCCCCTGGAGACCCGAAACATCACCTTCTTTTCCACCAACTGCGTGGAAG GCACGGCTCGGGGCGTGGTGGTGGCCACGGGTGACCGCACCGTCATGGGCCGCATCGCCACTCTGGCTTCGGGGCTGGAGGTGGGCAAGACGCCCATCGCCATCGAGATCGAACACTTCATCCAGCTCATCACTGGTGTGGCCGTCTTCCTGGGCGTCTCCTTCTTCATCCTGTCCCTCATTCTTGGATACACCTGGCTTGAGGCTGTCATCTTCCTCATCGGCATCATCGTGGCCAATGTCCCAGAGGGCCTGCTGGCCACTGTCACC GTCTGTCTGACACTGACTGCCAAGCGCATGGCTCGGAAGAACTGCCTTGTGAAGAACCTAGAGGCTGTAGAGACCCTGGGCTCCACGTCCACCATCTGCTCAGACAAGACAGGGACCCTCACCCAGAACCGCATGACAGTCGCCCACATGTGGTTTGACAACCAGATCCACGAGGCCGACACCACTGAGGACCAGTCAG GGACTTCATTCGACAAGAGCTCACACACCTGGGTGGCCCTGTCCCACATCGCTGGACTCTGCAACCGTGCTGTCTTCAAGGGGGGTCAGGACAATGTCCCCGTGCTCAAG AGGGATGTGGCCGGGGATGCCTCCGAATCTGCTCTGCTCAAGTGCATCGAATTGTCCTCTGGCTCCGTGAAGCTGATGCGTGAACGCAATAAGAAAGTGGCCGAGATCCCCTTCAACTCCACTAACAAATACCAG CTCTCCATTCACGAAACTGAAGACCCCAATGACAACCGGTACCTGCTGGTGATGAAGGGCGCCCCCGAGCGCATCCTGGACCGCTGCTCCACCATTCTGCTACACGGCAAGGAGCAGCCGCTGGATGAAGAGATGAAGGAGGCCTTCCAGAATGCCTACCTCGAGCTCGGCGGCCTGGGCGAGCGTGTGCTTG GTTTCTGCCACTACTACCTGCCCGAGGAGCAGTTCCCCAAGGGCTTTGCCTTCGACTGTGACGACGTGAACTTCACCACCGACAACCTCTGCTTCGTGGGCCTCATGTCCATGATCGACCCTCCCCGAGCGGCTGTCCCCGACGCGGTGGGCAAGTGCCGCAGTGCAGGCATCAAG GTCATCATGGTCACCGGCGATCACCCCATCACGGCCAAGGCCATTGCCAAGGGCGTGGGCATCATCTCCGAGGGCAATGAGACTGTGGAGGACATCGCTGCCCGGCTCAACATTCCCGTCAGCCAGGTCAACCCCCG GGACGCCAAGGCCTGCGTGATCCATGGCACTGACCTCAAGGACTTCACCTCCGAACAAATCGATGAGATCCTGCAGAACCACACCGAGATCGTCTTCGCCCGCACCTCCCCCCAGCAGAAGCTCATTATTGTGGAGGGTTGTCAGAGACag GGAGCCATCGTGGCTGTGACCGGGGATGGCGTGAACGACTCCCCCGCCCTAAAGAAGGCCGACATTGGGGTGGCCATGGGCATCGCCGGCTCTGACGTCTCCAAACAGGCAGCTGACATGATTCTTCTGGACGACAACTTTGCCTCCATTGTCACGGGTGTGGAGGAGG GCCGCCTGATCTTCGACAACCTGAAGAAATCCATTGCCTACACCCTGACCAGCAACATCCCAGAGATCACACCCTTCCTGCTGTTCATCATGGCCAACATCCCACTGCCTCTGGGCACCATCACCATCCTCTGCATCGACCTGGGCACCGACATG GTCCCTGCCATCTCATTGGCGTACGAGGCTGCCGAGAGTGACATCATGAAGAGACAGCCCAGGAACCCACGCACTGACAAGCTGGTCAACGAGAGACTCATCAGCATGGCCTACGGACAGATCG GAATGATCCAGGCTCTTGGTGGCTTCTTCTCCTACTTTGTGATCCTGGCAGAAAATGGCTTCTTACCTGGCAACCTGGTGGGCATCCGGCTGAACTGGGATGACCGCACGGTTAACGACCTGGAGGACAGTTATGGACAGCAGTGG ACCTACGAGCAGAGGAAGGTGGTGGAGTTCACGTGCCACACGGCTTTCTTCGTGAGCATAGTGGTCGTGCAGTGGGCTGACCTGATCATCTGCAAGACCCGGAGGAACTCTGTCTTCCAGCAGGGCATGAA GAACAAGATCCTGATCTTTGGCTTGTTTGAGGAGACGGCCCTGGCGGCCTTCCTGTCCTACTGCCCAGGCATGGATGTGGCCCTTCGCATGTACCCTCTCAA GCCCAGCTGGTGGTTCTGTGCCTTCCCctacagtttcctcatcttcgTCTACGACGAAATCCGCAAACTCATCCTGCGCAGGAACCCCGGGG GTTGGGTGGAGAAGGAAACCTACTACTGA
- the RABAC1 gene encoding prenylated Rab acceptor protein 1 isoform X1, with amino-acid sequence MAVEKDQQKDAEAEGLSAATLLPKLIPSGAGREWLERRRATIRSWGSFVDQRRFSRPRNLGELCQRLVRNVEYYQSNYVFVFLGLILYCVATSPMLLVALAVFFGACYILYLRTLQSKFVLFGREVSPAHQYALAGGVSFPFFWLAGAGSAVFWVLGATLVVIGSHAAFHQIEAVDGEELQMEPV; translated from the exons ATGGCGGTCGAGAAGGACCAGCAGAAGGATGCCGAGGCGGAAGGACTGAGCGCCGC GACCCTGCTGCCGAAACTGATTCCATCTGGCGCGGGCCGCGAGTGGCTGGAGCGGCGCCGTGCGACCATCCGGTCCTGGGGCTCCTTCGTGGACCAGCGGCGCTTCTCGAGGCCCCGCAACCTGGGCGAGCTGTGCCAGCGCCTCGTACGCAACGTGGAGTACTACCAGAGCAACTATGTGTTCGTGTTTCTGGGCCTCATCCTGTACTGTGT GGCGACGTCTCCCATGCTGCTGGTGGCTCTGGCTGTCTTCTTTGGCGCCTGCTACATCCTCTATCTGCGCACGTTGCAGTCCAAGTTTGTGCTGTTCG GCCGTGAGGTGAGCCCTGCCCATCAGTATGCTCTGGCTGGGGGCgtctcctttcccttcttctgGCTGGCTGGCGCAGGCTCCGCTGTCTTCTGGGTCCTGG GAGCCACTCTCGTAGTCATCGGCTCCCACGCCGCCTTCCACCAGATAGAGGCTGTGGACGGGGAGGAGCTGCAGATGGAACCCGTGTGA
- the RABAC1 gene encoding prenylated Rab acceptor protein 1 isoform X2, which yields MAVEKDQQKDAEAEGLSAATLLPKLIPSGAGREWLERRRATIRSWGSFVDQRRFSRPRNLGELCQRLVRNVEYYQSNYVFVFLGLILYCVATSPMLLVALAVFFGACYILYLRTLQSKFVLFGATLVVIGSHAAFHQIEAVDGEELQMEPV from the exons ATGGCGGTCGAGAAGGACCAGCAGAAGGATGCCGAGGCGGAAGGACTGAGCGCCGC GACCCTGCTGCCGAAACTGATTCCATCTGGCGCGGGCCGCGAGTGGCTGGAGCGGCGCCGTGCGACCATCCGGTCCTGGGGCTCCTTCGTGGACCAGCGGCGCTTCTCGAGGCCCCGCAACCTGGGCGAGCTGTGCCAGCGCCTCGTACGCAACGTGGAGTACTACCAGAGCAACTATGTGTTCGTGTTTCTGGGCCTCATCCTGTACTGTGT GGCGACGTCTCCCATGCTGCTGGTGGCTCTGGCTGTCTTCTTTGGCGCCTGCTACATCCTCTATCTGCGCACGTTGCAGTCCAAGTTTGTGCTGTTCG GAGCCACTCTCGTAGTCATCGGCTCCCACGCCGCCTTCCACCAGATAGAGGCTGTGGACGGGGAGGAGCTGCAGATGGAACCCGTGTGA
- the ATP1A3 gene encoding sodium/potassium-transporting ATPase subunit alpha-3 isoform X1 — MGSGGSDSYRVATSQDKKDDKGSPKKSKGTKDRRDLDDLKKEVAMTEHKMSVEEVCRKYNTDCVQGLTHSKAQEILARDGPNALTPPPTTPEWVKFCRQLFGGFSILLWIGAILCFLAYGIQAGTEDDPSGDNLYLGIVLAAVVIITGCFSYYQEAKSSKIMESFKNMVPQQALVIREGEKMQVNAEEVVVGDLVEIKGGDRVPADLRIISAHGCKVDNSSLTGESEPQTRSPDCTHDNPLETRNITFFSTNCVEGTARGVVVATGDRTVMGRIATLASGLEVGKTPIAIEIEHFIQLITGVAVFLGVSFFILSLILGYTWLEAVIFLIGIIVANVPEGLLATVTVCLTLTAKRMARKNCLVKNLEAVETLGSTSTICSDKTGTLTQNRMTVAHMWFDNQIHEADTTEDQSGTSFDKSSHTWVALSHIAGLCNRAVFKGGQDNVPVLKRDVAGDASESALLKCIELSSGSVKLMRERNKKVAEIPFNSTNKYQLSIHETEDPNDNRYLLVMKGAPERILDRCSTILLHGKEQPLDEEMKEAFQNAYLELGGLGERVLGFCHYYLPEEQFPKGFAFDCDDVNFTTDNLCFVGLMSMIDPPRAAVPDAVGKCRSAGIKVIMVTGDHPITAKAIAKGVGIISEGNETVEDIAARLNIPVSQVNPRDAKACVIHGTDLKDFTSEQIDEILQNHTEIVFARTSPQQKLIIVEGCQRQGAIVAVTGDGVNDSPALKKADIGVAMGIAGSDVSKQAADMILLDDNFASIVTGVEEGRLIFDNLKKSIAYTLTSNIPEITPFLLFIMANIPLPLGTITILCIDLGTDMVPAISLAYEAAESDIMKRQPRNPRTDKLVNERLISMAYGQIGMIQALGGFFSYFVILAENGFLPGNLVGIRLNWDDRTVNDLEDSYGQQWTYEQRKVVEFTCHTAFFVSIVVVQWADLIICKTRRNSVFQQGMKNKILIFGLFEETALAAFLSYCPGMDVALRMYPLKPSWWFCAFPYSFLIFVYDEIRKLILRRNPGGWVEKETYY; from the exons ATGGGG TCTGGTGGTTCTGACAGCTATCGTGTCGCCACCTCGCAGGACAAGAAAGATGACAAGGGCTCGCCCAAGAAGAGCAAGGGCACCAAAGACCGCCGGGACCTGGATGACCTCAAGAAGGAGGTGGCTATG ACAGAGCACAAGATGTCCGTGGAAGAGGTCTGCCGGAAATATAACACCGACTGTGTACAG GGTCTGACCCACAGCAAAGCCCAGGAGATCCTGGCCCGAGATGGGCCCAACGCGCTCACACCGCCGCCGACCACCCCGGAGTGGGTCAAGTTCTGCCGCCAGCTCTTCGGGGGCTTCTCGATCCTGCTGTGGATCGGGGCCATCCTCTGCTTCCTGGCCTACGGCATCCAGGCGGGCACAGAGGACGACCCTTCTGGCGACAAC CTGTACCTGGGCATCGTGCTGGCGGCTGTGGTCATCATTACTGGCTGCTTCTCCTACTACCAGGAAGCCAAGAGCTCCAAGATCATGGAATCCTTCAAGAACATGGTTCCCCAG CAAGCCCTGGTCATCCGGGAAGGTGAGAAGATGCAGGTGAACGCTGAGGAGGTGGTGGTCGGGGACCTGGTGGAGATCAAGGGTGGAGACCGAGTTCCAGCCGACCTGCGCATCATCTCAGCCCACGGCTGCAAG GTGGACAACTCTTCCTTGACCGGCGAATCAGAGCCCCAGACCCGCTCCCCCGACTGCACGCACGACAACCCCCTGGAGACCCGAAACATCACCTTCTTTTCCACCAACTGCGTGGAAG GCACGGCTCGGGGCGTGGTGGTGGCCACGGGTGACCGCACCGTCATGGGCCGCATCGCCACTCTGGCTTCGGGGCTGGAGGTGGGCAAGACGCCCATCGCCATCGAGATCGAACACTTCATCCAGCTCATCACTGGTGTGGCCGTCTTCCTGGGCGTCTCCTTCTTCATCCTGTCCCTCATTCTTGGATACACCTGGCTTGAGGCTGTCATCTTCCTCATCGGCATCATCGTGGCCAATGTCCCAGAGGGCCTGCTGGCCACTGTCACC GTCTGTCTGACACTGACTGCCAAGCGCATGGCTCGGAAGAACTGCCTTGTGAAGAACCTAGAGGCTGTAGAGACCCTGGGCTCCACGTCCACCATCTGCTCAGACAAGACAGGGACCCTCACCCAGAACCGCATGACAGTCGCCCACATGTGGTTTGACAACCAGATCCACGAGGCCGACACCACTGAGGACCAGTCAG GGACTTCATTCGACAAGAGCTCACACACCTGGGTGGCCCTGTCCCACATCGCTGGACTCTGCAACCGTGCTGTCTTCAAGGGGGGTCAGGACAATGTCCCCGTGCTCAAG AGGGATGTGGCCGGGGATGCCTCCGAATCTGCTCTGCTCAAGTGCATCGAATTGTCCTCTGGCTCCGTGAAGCTGATGCGTGAACGCAATAAGAAAGTGGCCGAGATCCCCTTCAACTCCACTAACAAATACCAG CTCTCCATTCACGAAACTGAAGACCCCAATGACAACCGGTACCTGCTGGTGATGAAGGGCGCCCCCGAGCGCATCCTGGACCGCTGCTCCACCATTCTGCTACACGGCAAGGAGCAGCCGCTGGATGAAGAGATGAAGGAGGCCTTCCAGAATGCCTACCTCGAGCTCGGCGGCCTGGGCGAGCGTGTGCTTG GTTTCTGCCACTACTACCTGCCCGAGGAGCAGTTCCCCAAGGGCTTTGCCTTCGACTGTGACGACGTGAACTTCACCACCGACAACCTCTGCTTCGTGGGCCTCATGTCCATGATCGACCCTCCCCGAGCGGCTGTCCCCGACGCGGTGGGCAAGTGCCGCAGTGCAGGCATCAAG GTCATCATGGTCACCGGCGATCACCCCATCACGGCCAAGGCCATTGCCAAGGGCGTGGGCATCATCTCCGAGGGCAATGAGACTGTGGAGGACATCGCTGCCCGGCTCAACATTCCCGTCAGCCAGGTCAACCCCCG GGACGCCAAGGCCTGCGTGATCCATGGCACTGACCTCAAGGACTTCACCTCCGAACAAATCGATGAGATCCTGCAGAACCACACCGAGATCGTCTTCGCCCGCACCTCCCCCCAGCAGAAGCTCATTATTGTGGAGGGTTGTCAGAGACag GGAGCCATCGTGGCTGTGACCGGGGATGGCGTGAACGACTCCCCCGCCCTAAAGAAGGCCGACATTGGGGTGGCCATGGGCATCGCCGGCTCTGACGTCTCCAAACAGGCAGCTGACATGATTCTTCTGGACGACAACTTTGCCTCCATTGTCACGGGTGTGGAGGAGG GCCGCCTGATCTTCGACAACCTGAAGAAATCCATTGCCTACACCCTGACCAGCAACATCCCAGAGATCACACCCTTCCTGCTGTTCATCATGGCCAACATCCCACTGCCTCTGGGCACCATCACCATCCTCTGCATCGACCTGGGCACCGACATG GTCCCTGCCATCTCATTGGCGTACGAGGCTGCCGAGAGTGACATCATGAAGAGACAGCCCAGGAACCCACGCACTGACAAGCTGGTCAACGAGAGACTCATCAGCATGGCCTACGGACAGATCG GAATGATCCAGGCTCTTGGTGGCTTCTTCTCCTACTTTGTGATCCTGGCAGAAAATGGCTTCTTACCTGGCAACCTGGTGGGCATCCGGCTGAACTGGGATGACCGCACGGTTAACGACCTGGAGGACAGTTATGGACAGCAGTGG ACCTACGAGCAGAGGAAGGTGGTGGAGTTCACGTGCCACACGGCTTTCTTCGTGAGCATAGTGGTCGTGCAGTGGGCTGACCTGATCATCTGCAAGACCCGGAGGAACTCTGTCTTCCAGCAGGGCATGAA GAACAAGATCCTGATCTTTGGCTTGTTTGAGGAGACGGCCCTGGCGGCCTTCCTGTCCTACTGCCCAGGCATGGATGTGGCCCTTCGCATGTACCCTCTCAA GCCCAGCTGGTGGTTCTGTGCCTTCCCctacagtttcctcatcttcgTCTACGACGAAATCCGCAAACTCATCCTGCGCAGGAACCCCGGGG GTTGGGTGGAGAAGGAAACCTACTACTGA